The following proteins are co-located in the Silene latifolia isolate original U9 population chromosome 1, ASM4854445v1, whole genome shotgun sequence genome:
- the LOC141589814 gene encoding uncharacterized protein LOC141589814, which produces MIRVSENCGVSVGTVHSWVKEGLLKRHSSPLHPKLGELHKDQRLLYSLKSLVVKEVLKEFLDLNNVPVTEIMFNEVSNVIHMDEKWFYITEDNETVYVVEGEELPHRSCQSKRFITKVMFMCAVSRPIYGEDGECIFDGKIGMFPFTNQVPAARSSRNRPRGTLETKPIESITKQVVKDCLIHQVIPAIKSVWPEGLSKHIYIQQDNARPHIKNDDPDFMAAANSDGFNIELVFQPANSPDLNVNDLGYFKALQSLQKKKAAKTVDDLVNEVMQAFIDYSPSKLNNIFLSLQAVMIEMMKCKGHNNFSLPHMGKGHLAAIDMLPRNLIVNEVLVRQCIEHMQGLGKTEGLEYIMTELGYNVEAIVYQLNEM; this is translated from the coding sequence ATGATCAGAGTTTCTGAAAATTGTGGAGTTTCAGTTGGAACGGTCCATTCATGGGTGAAAGAAGGTTTACTTAAACGTCATTCAAGCCCATTACATCCTAAACTCGGTGAGTTACACAAGGATCAAAGGCTACTTTATTCATTAAAGTCATTGGTTGTTAAAGAAGTTCTTAAAGAGTTCTTAGATCTTAATAATGTTCCAGTGACTGAAATAATGTTTAATGAAGTGAGCAACGTAATACACATGGATGAGAAGTGGTTCTATATTACGGAAGACAATGAAACAGTGTACGTAGTTGAGGGGGAGGAGCTGCCTCATAGAAGCTGTCAATCAAAGAGGTTCATCACAAAAGTGATGTTCATGTGTGCAGTCAGCAGACCTATTTatggtgaagatggtgaatgCATATTTGATGGTAAAATAGGCATGTTTCCATTTACTAATCAAGTTCCAGCAGCTAGGTCAAGCAGAAATAGGCCAAGGGGTACATTAGAGACTAAGCCTATTGAGTCCATCACAAAACAAGTAGTCAAGGATTGTCTAATTCATCAAGTAATTCCAGCAATTAAGAGTGTTTGGCCAGAAGGTCTTAGCAAGCATATTTACATACAACAAGACAATGCTAGGCCACACATCAAGAATGATGATCCTGATTTTATGGCAGCAGCAAATTCAGATGGATTTAATATTGAGTTAGTATTTCAGCCCGCTAACTCACCAGACCTAAACGTTAATGACCTTGGGTATTTCAAGGCACTACAATCATTACAAAAAAAGAAGGCAGCAAAGACAGTGGACGACCTAGTGAATGAAGTAATGCAAGCATTTATCGATTACAGTCCAAGCAAACTCAACAACATTTTCTTATCATTACAAGCAGTTATGATAGAGATGATGAAGTGTAAGGGTCATAACAATTTTTCACTCCCTCATATGGGGAAGGGTCATCTAGCTGCTATTGACATGTTGCCAAGGAATCTAATAGTCAATGAAGTTTTAGTAAGGCAATGCATTGAACATATGCAGGGTTTAGGTAAAACTGAAGGTTTAGAATATATAATGACTGAACTAGGATATAATGTTGAAGCTATAGTATATCAGTTAAATGAAATGTAA